CAATGTTGAAATCCATTGAAGTTTTGAATCATAAGCCATCTTTATTGCTATTTCATCTATTTTTTCCATTTTACTGTCAATAAGGTTTTTCAATTGATTTAAGAGAAACAAGGTTGAATTCACCGAATTTTTTTGAACAACGGTGAAAGAAGTATTAAATACAATCAACGACAATAATAAAGGAATCAAAAGTATAGAGATATATGAAATCAAAAACCTTTTGAATACAAACGATTTCTTAAATTTCTCCAATAACATAAGTGAAACTAAGCCCCCTGTCAATTAACTCTTTCTTTACAAATAATATATTAAATTATGGCAATATATAAGTCAACCTCAATAAATATTATTTAAAGATTAACTTTATTTTTGTTTAATATGACTATTTTGTTTCTCTTGAGGGTACAAATTAAAAAAATACTTTTTACTGTTATGTTTATTGGTAATTCTTGTAACAAAAAACCACAGAGGACATCATCCCCTGTGGCTTTAAATTTATTTATCAAAAATTTTACTCCTCTAAGATTCTTTCTGCTTCCTCTCTATATGCATCCATTACATATGGAATACCAGAAACCTTAGCAGCATCTTCTGTTAGAGCAATTAAATCTTTTCTTGAAATTGTAGAAATTCTGAAGTTTCTCGAACCAGCCATCAGCTGTTGTAAACCTGTTTTGAACTTTTGAACAAATGTATAAATTCCAACTGCACCAAGAGGAATGTTCTTAATTTCATCGCCATATTTTTCACGGAGTTCTTCATATGTTATGAATATTTCCTCAGGTGTTGTTCCATATTTCGAAACTGTTTTCGGCAGGGTTCCTTCTTTAAGCCATTTCTCTATGTTCTTACCAACCATACCAGGAATCATTAACGCTCTGCCCATACAAACAGCTTTTACATATGGCGCTCCCATTGCAATTGCCTTGAACACACCATCTTCTGTTGAAAAACCACCTGCAATTGCAAGATCAGGAACTCTAAAGCCCTTCTTCGTAAGTTTTTCTGCAAACTGATATGCCAGAGCTTCCAAGTAAAATGTTGGAATCCCCCACTCGTTCATCATTGGCCATGGACTCATACCTGTGCCACCCGGTGCACCATCAATTGTTATCAAATCAAGCTCTGCTTCAGCGCCAAATCTAAGTGCCATAGCAAGCTCTACAGCTGAGTATGCACCTGTTTTAAGTGTTATTCTCTTAAATCCAAGCTTTCTTAGTCTTTCTATTTCTTTTAGGAAGCTTTCTTTTTCTACAAATCCAAGCCTGGAATGTCTTTCAAATTCTCTTATCGCACCTCTTTTAAACGCTTCTTGAACATCTTTTTGTGTGGGGTCTGGTAGTACAACATATCCTCTCTTTTTGAGCTCTAAAGCTCTTTCCAAACTTTTTACCTTTATCTCACCACCAATACATTTTGCACCCTGTCCCCATTTAAGTTCTATTGTATCAAGTCCATGTTTTTCAATAACATACTCTGCAACTGATAGTGTCAAGAGTTTGTAGGGAAATTTTTTATTAAAATACGACTGCATTTAAGAAATCTCCAGTACTTAGGCCTTTCAGTACTCTAAACGTCAAATCAACTTTTCCTCTTGCTAAAATTGGCACATTATTCCTCGTCTCCTCAATCTGTTTCCTTATCTTCTTAACATTTTTTCTCACAATTTCTTTCAATATTTTTTCTTCTTTCTCTTCCTTGCCACAAATCTCTTTTAAATATGCTTCTTTCAAGTTTACACCATTATACTTCAAGCTCAATAACTTTACCATCACTTCTGCTCCTTGTTCGCTCCATCCTCTTGGTCTTGAACTCATCCTATCTGCTAATACGTGGCTTACATGCCCTTCTGCACTACATCCTTTTATAATCCTATTATCTAACTCTAATACTATATTATCCCAATGATTGGCTATATATCTCCTACTTTCATTTATCCTCTTCAACGCTCTTTTGTCCTCTCCAGCCTTTTCCATCGCTTTAGCTACCAATCCCTCAAACTTCTCTCTATCCTTATCCCTCAATGCTTCTACTATCCCAGCAAAAATATTCTTATCTCCACCGCTTATTTTGATTACCTCTCTCATTAGATGAAACCTGTCTAATACAAATTCTGCACCCACTATCCATTCAAGCCCTTCCTTTATCCATGCCGCTCCATCCCCTAACAAATATATCTTCTCTATCTTCTCCGTTTCATAGTGCTCCTCTATATATTCACTTACTTTTGACCAAAAATCTTCTGGTCTCTCTTTAATACTGCTAAAATAATGCACCCCTTTTAATTCCTTTCTTTTTGACAATCCCTTTCTCTTCTTTATATCCCTCATTTATGTACGCAAGCTTCGCTATCTTCCCTTCTCCGTTTTTGTAACGAAATATGATCTTCATCTGCCTCTATATAAAGTTCTTTTACCACTTTTTTACTGCCTGCAACTCCTTTTTTATTATGCTCGATTCTATCTAACTGAGCTGCCTCTATCCTCCTCAAAATATTCATTACACTTTGTCTTGTCATTTTCTCTTCTCCTAATACTTCTTTGGCTGCTTTTTCATATGATATTTCCACTACTTTCTCAACTATTGCTGCTTTGACTGCTTTGTCTATTCTTTGGTATTTCTCTATCCCCAAAATTTCATCTGCTAAATACACATACCCTCCCTCTTCTTTATTCTTGTAGTACGTCCTTATATATTCCACATCTCCAAATATTGTCTTTATGCTCCTCTTATCTTTCCTTACAACCTCATACCTTGCCTTCCTCTTCTTTTCATTCCTTACAATCTCATCTACAAGCCCGCATGCCTCTTTTATCATCTCCTTCCCTATCTCATCCATCTTCTCCTTCAATTCCATTGAATACATCGCTATATCTTTCTCACCTCTTAATATCTCCACTATCCCTTCTCCAAATCTATTTAAAAGTTCCTCTATTTTTGTTATAATATTATCAAACATTTTGCTCCCTCCTTTGGTTTGTTTTTCCTTTCAGTTTTCTTCTTCTTTTTTTTGCTCATTATTTTATATCATTCTCTCATTTTTCCCAAGAGGAGGGAGCATTTTTTCCATCTCAAGTCCTATAAATATTTTACACTAAGCTCTGCAACTCCAAGGCGAGTATCTTCAACATTCATTTGAACTAAAATTTCGCCCCAGCCTTCATGAAATCTTTTATAAGTATTTATTCTTCTGTCCATCTCAGGAGATTTCTTAACTTTACCATCCGATGTAAGTTCAAGCTCTGGATCAACACCACAGACATTTTCTCCACAAACAAGAGTAATGCCAGAAATCGCTGCTCCCACAGCAAAATGCTCCCAGTTTTTGCGTGCAATTTCTGTTGAACCAAGGGCACCAGTGAAAATGGGAACTTTCATCTTTACTTTCTTTTCCCAGCCATACTCAGTTGTAGTATCAACATTTGGAAATATAGCTGTGTCTGGATTTGGTTCAACTCCTTCAGGAAGTCCTTTAGCTCCGACCGCATACCCCTGAATGTTGAGATGAGAATAATCAACAGGATAATTCTTATCAGCACCTGCAGTAACCTCTCCAAAAGGACCTGGATATAAAACCTCTCTTCCTCTGAAAGAAGCTAAAAATATCTCACAGTTGCCCTGACATCCATCAACACACCTTGTACAAAGTCCTGACATAGGAACAACATCTTTTGAACGGTTAAATGTACCTGTTGCTTCATTTGCATTTGGTCTTCTTAAATTCATCCATTTTCACCATCCTTCATTTTTTTGTATACAATATTTTGAATACTTAATACCCGATGCTTAGTAATGATTAATATAACATATTATTTTAAAAATATCCATACTTCTTTTTTGCACAAAATTACATTTCTTTTTTGTTGATATATAATAAATCACAAACAATATCATATCACTTTTTACTTTGAAAAGTTAAATTCCCTTATAACGTATCTCGTCTTTCCAGAAGGTCCTGTTTCAATACTATTGACATATTCAACATCTACTTTTGCACCGTCCATTTTTTCACTTATCAACTTGAGTATTTTATGAATCTCATTCTCATTAAATTTATCACTTTTTATTATTTTCAAAGTAAGATTGTCTAAACTGTGCTGAATCAGCTGATATTGCAAAATACTCTCTACCTCCATCTCTCTCATGATTGTTGTTAAAAAATGACTGTCATAACACTTACCACTGCGGGTTATTAAAACCTCATCCTCTCTGCCATCAATTTCTTTTATTACAGGAAAGGCTATATTACAGTCACACCCTTCTTCGTCCACTGAAACTATGTCCCCAAGTTTATATCTTAATCTTGGCATAACAAAGTTATGAAGGTCAGTTGCCAGCAGTATCCTTCTTTTTTCATCAAGCGATTCTGTCTTAACAAACTCAAGATAAATGTTTGGTGACATTACATGAATTTTTCCATGCGGACATTGATATGCTATTATTCCCGCGTCCCTAGCACCATATTCATTAATTACAGGACATTTAAATACTTTTTGAATCAATTCTCTTTGATATTCATATAAATTTTCAGCTGTTGTGACAACACCTTTAAGCTTTAAATCAAAAACTACACCATTTTCATTTAAAAGATATGCAAGTTTATATACCGCAGAAGGATATGCATAAATATATAGCGGCTTGAACCTTTTAATTTTTCTTATAATTTCTTTTAAATTCTTTTCATTTATATCCCAAGAAGAAATTATAATTCTATTTTTCAAAAACCGTTCTTTTATTTTCTCCTTTAGATTATTACTATTTCTTATATCATTTCTTGAAGCCCATAACATCAAACATCTGTCACCAATATTTATCCCCCACCAGGAAAGTCCAAGGTATCTTGCTGCTTCATACCATTCAACAGTTTCTCTGTCCATATAAAACTTTACAGGTTCACCAGTAGACCCACCAGTCCTGTTTAAAATACATTTTGAAATGTCCACTCTCTCGGACAAGTAGTAATCAAAATTTTTTATAAAGTTTTTCTTCTCAAGCACTGGAAATTCACCAATTGCTTCTGAAGGGTCCTTTTCAATCTTTTCTTTTAAATACTTAAACCCTTTATAAGCTGGAACATTCTCAATACAATAAAGTAAGAGATTTTTAAGTTCTTCTTTTTGAAAACTCTCAATCTCTTGCTTAGATGAGTAACAAAGTTCCTGAAGAAATTTAAATTTTTTTCTAATAGTATTACCTTTGAATTTTTCCATTAATGGAAAAATTATGTTTCTTATAAAAAATGCATTCATATCCACTCTTCCTCACGCTCTTTTATATTTCTATAATTCTTATAGAAGAGATTTTATCAAAATATTTTAATATACACAATATATTAAGATTCTTTAATATTAATTTTGTGCTTATTAAATAAAAAGTCTTCTGCCACTTTATACAAAAATGGCAGAAGACTTTCGTTACATTCTCTCAGGTGCTTCAACTCCAAGCAAATCCAACATGTTTTTAATCACAATTCTCACACACTCAACAAGAGCAAGTCTTGTAAACATCAGATCTTCATTTTCATTTTTAACTTTGCAAGCATTGTAAAATGAATGAAATATAGCTGATAAATCTAACAAATACTTTGTTACTCGGCTTACATCAAAATTTCTTGCTGCAATCTCTATCTCTTCGGGAAGTTCCAGCAACTTTTTTAAAAGTTCAAATTCCTCTTCCTGCTGTAAAAGATTTAACTTTATCCTGCCTCTGTCAAGCACAATTCCTTCTTCAGAAAGAGCTCTTATAATACCGCATGTTCTTGCGTGAGCGTACTGAACATAAAATACGGGATTATCCAAAGTCTGTTGAGTAACAAGGTCTAAATCTATTTCAATATGGGTGTCTGCTGACTTTGTATTGAACATAAACCTCGCAGCATCTTTGCCTATCTCGTCAATAAGGTCAATCAGTGTTATTGCCTTGCCAGTTCTCTTTGACATTCTGACAACTTCTTTTCCCCTTACCAACCTTACAAGCTGCATCAAAATAACGATAAGTCTTTCAGGGTCGATTCCAAGTGCTTTCATTGCAGCTTTCATTCTTGCAACATGTCCGTGATGGTCAGCACCCCAGATATCTATTACAATGTCAAAACCCCTTTTTTCAAACTTGTTTCTGTGATAAGCAATATCAGCTGCAAAATAGGTTGGAATTCCATTAGCTCTTATCAAAACCTCATCTTTTAAATTCCCATCTATCTTTGATGCTGCAAACCACAGCGCTCCATCTTTTTCGTATGTGTATCCTCTTGACTTCAAATCCTCAATTGTCTCAAAAACCTCTCCACTTTCATAAAGACTGCTTTCATGAAACCACACATCGTATTCGATGCCATACTTTTTTAAATGTTCTTTCATAAGAGAAATATTTCTCTTCAGAGCAAACTCAACAAGCTTTTTTCTCCTCTCATCAGAGGATAAATTCTCTAAATCATCCCCATACTCATTCAAATACTCTCTTACTCTTTCAATTATGTCCTCACCGTGATAACAATCTTCTGGAAGTTCTATATTCTCACCCTTGAGCTGTCTGTACCTGATCTCAAGACTCTGTCCAAACTTTTCGATCTGGTTTCCAGCATCATTGACATAAAACTCTTTTGTAACATTGTATCCTGCCCACTTTAAAAGGTTTGCAAGACAGTCACCAAGCGCACCTCCGCGGGCATTACCCATGTGCATAGGACCTGTTGGATTTGCCGAGACAAACTCAACCATTACCTTTTTACCATTTCCAACATTTACTTTTCCATAGTTATTACCCTCAGATAAGATAACTTCCACAACTTTGTAAAGCCAGTCATTTCTGAAAAAGAAATTTATAAATCCTGGACCTGCAACTTCAACCTTCTCAATGAAAGTTCCTGAGAGGTCAATACAGTCCAAAATGTTTTGAGCTATTTCACGCGGGTTTTTCTTGAACTTTCTTGTAAGCTCCATTGCTATATTTGTTGCAAAATCGCCATGAGATTTCTCTTTCGGCTTTTCAATCATTATTTCTGGAATGCTGTCAAGCTCAAATATTCCTTTATCAATACAGTTTTTTATGGCATTTTGAACCACATCTTGAATCTGCTGTTTCGCAAGTTTTACCAAATTCAATTTTTTACACCTGCCTCTTTGATTTTAAGTAAAAAGTCATTTTCAGACATCATATGCGAATCCAAATCTATGGCATACTCTACTAAAACCTCTCCACCAC
The DNA window shown above is from Caldicellulosiruptor owensensis OL and carries:
- a CDS encoding phenylacetate--CoA ligase family protein, whose translation is MDMNAFFIRNIIFPLMEKFKGNTIRKKFKFLQELCYSSKQEIESFQKEELKNLLLYCIENVPAYKGFKYLKEKIEKDPSEAIGEFPVLEKKNFIKNFDYYLSERVDISKCILNRTGGSTGEPVKFYMDRETVEWYEAARYLGLSWWGINIGDRCLMLWASRNDIRNSNNLKEKIKERFLKNRIIISSWDINEKNLKEIIRKIKRFKPLYIYAYPSAVYKLAYLLNENGVVFDLKLKGVVTTAENLYEYQRELIQKVFKCPVINEYGARDAGIIAYQCPHGKIHVMSPNIYLEFVKTESLDEKRRILLATDLHNFVMPRLRYKLGDIVSVDEEGCDCNIAFPVIKEIDGREDEVLITRSGKCYDSHFLTTIMREMEVESILQYQLIQHSLDNLTLKIIKSDKFNENEIHKILKLISEKMDGAKVDVEYVNSIETGPSGKTRYVIREFNFSK
- the argS gene encoding arginine--tRNA ligase, encoding MNLVKLAKQQIQDVVQNAIKNCIDKGIFELDSIPEIMIEKPKEKSHGDFATNIAMELTRKFKKNPREIAQNILDCIDLSGTFIEKVEVAGPGFINFFFRNDWLYKVVEVILSEGNNYGKVNVGNGKKVMVEFVSANPTGPMHMGNARGGALGDCLANLLKWAGYNVTKEFYVNDAGNQIEKFGQSLEIRYRQLKGENIELPEDCYHGEDIIERVREYLNEYGDDLENLSSDERRKKLVEFALKRNISLMKEHLKKYGIEYDVWFHESSLYESGEVFETIEDLKSRGYTYEKDGALWFAASKIDGNLKDEVLIRANGIPTYFAADIAYHRNKFEKRGFDIVIDIWGADHHGHVARMKAAMKALGIDPERLIVILMQLVRLVRGKEVVRMSKRTGKAITLIDLIDEIGKDAARFMFNTKSADTHIEIDLDLVTQQTLDNPVFYVQYAHARTCGIIRALSEEGIVLDRGRIKLNLLQQEEEFELLKKLLELPEEIEIAARNFDVSRVTKYLLDLSAIFHSFYNACKVKNENEDLMFTRLALVECVRIVIKNMLDLLGVEAPERM